Genomic DNA from Melospiza georgiana isolate bMelGeo1 chromosome 3, bMelGeo1.pri, whole genome shotgun sequence:
ccctgctggtggcaTGTCCCTCAGTGCCCTAGTGGCAGTTCTGTGCTGAGGCTGCAATTCTCAGGATGTACTCTTCTGCTCATATTTTGGTACATTATTTTGGCACAATACCACTGATGCCCTCCTGTCTGAGATGCTCCTCTAGGAGATTTTCCTTTGAGGAAGCAGCAAGCTTTGAGCTGGCACCCCTCCACTTTATGTTCCCTTTCTTCTGCAGTCAGAAGAGGTGCTGAGCTCTGACAGCCTCTCTGCATCAGTGGTCTGTGGGCAGAAGGTGAATAGATTGCAACCCCAGCTGCCAACCACAAATCTCTGCTCTTAAATGGGAGCTAAATTAGTCTTCCCCCTGCTGGGAGCGTGGGGCTGTTGGAGGTCACCGCTGGTTGTCGCCTTTTTGTCTCCTGTCCTCGCAGGCCACCTGCGCTGGTtgccagcactcccagccacaaaaGCAGAAGCCTGACAGCTGCAGGCTGCtagagggagaggggaggatgAAGGAGAAGGGTTTAGAGTAGGCAATCTGTTAAATGCTGTCGCTGCTTGGAGGAGGTTGCGGTGCTTGTGTCTGAAGCAGCGCTGGGGCACTCAGGTTTTGTCTTGgtctctgtgcagggctgcaggagtaGGACTATGTCCACCATGGTGTACCCAAGGGAGGAGAAACTGGACAAGCTGAGCCAAGAGGAGATAATTTCCAACACCAAGCTGGTAATGCAAGGGCTGGAAGCACTCAAGAATGAACACAACTCCATCCTGCACAGCTTGCTGGAGACCATCAAGTGCCTGAAGAAGGATGAAGAAGCCAATCTCGTGCATGAGAAATCCAACCTGCTCCGCAAGTCCGTGGAGATGATAGAGCTGGGGCTTGGAGAAGCTCAGGTGAGAGTAGGGGGTGATCCCTGAGGTGTTATCTGGGATAGGCATGTGGCCATTTCCCATAAGCTACAGGGTGGGAAGGGGCTAAGTGTAGAAGGCTAGCATGGGTGTGAGGGAGAGACAAGCCTGTGGTTGTCACTGACTGAGACCCTTCCCAAGGTGATGATGGCATTGTCCAACCATCTGAACGCCGTGGAGTCGGAGAAGCAGAAGCTGCGTGCCCAGGTGcggaggctgtgccaggagaacCAGTGGCTGCGTGATGAGCTTGCCAACAcccagcagaagctgcagcGCAGTGAGCAGACCGTGgctcagctggaggaggagaagaaacaCCTGGAGTTCATGAACCAGCTGAAGAAGTATGATGAGGATGTCTCACCTTCGGTATGCCCCAGTCCTTTTGAGCAGCTGCTTTTGTGGGTCCAGAACATGTTATCACATGATAGCCTTGCCCTGGATTTTGCCCCTTCCCATGCACAGCAATGCCTGTAGCTAAAGGGGGCCTGCATGGGGCAGAGTCTCTGGATGTTGTTTGTGGGGGGTGTTGGTGGCAGAGACAGCAGGAGAAATTGAGTGTGTTGGTGGGCTGCAGAATGGCGAGAGTTTGGCAATTGACTCAGcgctggctgctgctgtctctgctgaGAACCAACAGTATTTGTGATTCTCATCCTgtcaggaggagaaggagggtgACTCCACCAAGGACTCTCTGGATGACCTATTCCCcaatgaggaggaggagcatGGTCCTGGATGTAAGTGTTTGCTCATGCATGGGTGCTGTCTCTGTTTGAGCCTGCTGGGCCAACCGTGCCATGTCTATTTCTGTGCCCACAGTgccccaccagcacagcagtgctgtggcagctgcccagcagggagggtaTGAGATTCCTGCACGCCTGCGCACCCTCCACAACCTCGTCATCCAGTACGCCTCCCAGGGACGCTATGAGGTGGCTGTGCCTCTCTGCAAGCAGGCACTGGAGGACCTGGAGAAAACATCAGGCCATGATCACCCTGATGTGGCTACCATGCTCAACATTCTAGCACTAGTGTACAGGTGAGCATGGTGGGAAGGGCAGGATTGGGCCAGGACAGCTTTCTGCATCTCCTGTTTCCCTTTACAGCATATCCTGGGGCTCCCCAAGCTTCCAGGGGTTTGCCTTTCAGAAAGGTTTTGGCCTAGATGGTATTTGGTTTGCCAAACTCGCATATATAACTAGGGACTGACTAAAGCAGGGAGGAGTGAGGAAAGAAAGCACTCTGAAGGCTGGGTCTGTGTGGAAGGAGCACATAGTTCATAGGTGTAATGTCCAAATCCCAAATAACTGGTTGACTTTGCACTGCAGGGATCAGAACAAATACAAAGAAGCAGCACACCTCTTGAATGATGCTCTTTCCATCCGTGAGAAGACTCTAGGCAAAGACCACCCAGCGGTGAGtgtctctctccttttcctgtcactTCTTCACctttgggtgctgctggggcactGTTCCAGCAGTGTTTTACTGCTTCAGTATTTCCTGCTGGCCGGTTCAGTACAGCCTGTAAGGAGTTGGCTTCTCTTGGATCCTGTGATATAGGCAGGGCAGCCTTCTGTCTCTGGGCCTCCTTCTCTTAAGCAGCAGTACTGCAGGCATGGGGAAATGTGACAGTCCCTGTTACTGTTGCTTGTGCCCCTTGTTTGGTCTGGCTGGAATTTGCTTTGTTTCATGGAGAAGCTTCTGTCTCTGCAGGTGGCAGCGACTTTGAACAATTTGGCTGTTCTGTATGGCAAGAGAGGGAAGTACAAAGAGGCAGAGCCACTGTGCAAGCGAGCCCTGGAGATCCGTGAGAAGGTACGAGCTCTTCCGTGCTCTTTGTCCTTTCAGCTCTCTCTGTGGGCTTTCTCCCATTACCTCAAGGCATGTGGGAGATCCAGGGCCTATCTAGGCTGTTCAGCTGCTCATTCTGCCACCACCTTTCCTGTCTCTCCAGTGTTTGCAGCCCTAGGGAGGCCGCCAGGAGGTAGAAGCTGgaatttctcctcctctccagacTTTGGCTTTTGTCTGACGTAGGCATGTGCTGGGGGCACTCCAGCATCTATAAACTCCAGTCTTTGTGTCTTCTCTTCTTTTATTCACCCAGGTTCTAGGCAAAGACCATCCTGATGTGGCCAAGCAGCTGAACAACctagccctgctgtgccagaaCCAGGGCAAGTACGATGAGGTGGAGTACTATTACTGCAGGGCCCTGGAGATCTACGAGAGCTGCCTGGGTCCTGATGACCCCAATGTGGCCAAGACCAAGAACAACCTGGTGAGGCACTGGGGAGAGGCCTGGGAGAGGTGCTCAGAGACAGAGCAATAGCTGCAAGAGGTGGGAGAGTTAATCTGTttcccagaggggctggagctgttttgttttcattgcagGCTTCCTGTTACCTGAAGCAAGGCAAATACAAAGATGCAGAGGTGCTGTATAAGGAGATCCTGACCCGTGCTCACGTGAAGGAGTTTGGCTCTGTGGATGGTTTGTACAGCAGAAGCTcttggggcagggcaggggtttCCTGGCTCTCAGCCTAGACTTGTCTGGTTCTGCTGTTGCCCACACTGAGGGATGGGATGCTTGCAAGgcccctgctctgggcatccCTTGAGGTGCTGCTGTCCTAGTGTGTTATGCTGTTCCCCCTCTTCTCTCAGGAGTCTCAATCCAGTCTTTTTACAGGGTTGGGTATAGTAAATGGCACAATTATGCTCAAGCATAGGCTGAAGTTTCTCCTGTGCACCTGGCACATGTACTTGTGCTGGGAGGACTcattctttccttcccttgttctttccttcccttgtcCTGCCTTTCTTGGGACTCTGAGCCAAGGGAAAAGTTCAAGGGAAGGAGTTCAGGGAGAGTCCTCTTGGGACTCTGGGCCAGGGACTGGGGGGAGGATCTGGAATGTCACTTCCCCCTGATGAGGTGCTAGCTCTGGGGACAGagtgctgggctgcacaggagGCAAACAACAGTGTGGGGTGGTGAATGGACCTGTTTTGCATTCTTCCCCACACAGATGAGCACAAGCCAATCTGGATGCAtgcagaggagagagaggagatgaGCAAGGTGAGTCTGATCCCAGGGGGTTTGATCTTCTCTTACCACAGCCTATCCCTGAACTCCTCcttcctggagaagctgcaatCTGAAGAGCTACCAAGGCCAGGAGGTGTCTGGAGAGGGGGGATACAGCACCGCTGCTCCCTgggccagcagggagggaaggtcCATTAGGGACCAGGGGATTTTTCCTTGGGCAGGGCTGTTCAGTCTCTCAGCCATGGCTGCATGCTCTTGCTGCTTTAGTGATTGATCCCTCTTGGGCATGCAGATGATGGAAGATGGCAGATGgcagagggctgtgctgcaaGGCTTTGGCACTCTGTTCCAAAGAGCTGCCAGTACCCAGAGCATAACTGGCTTCTaaagcagctctgaggctgCCTAGGGAAAAAATGGAGGTCAAGAAGAAACTGTTGCTGTCACCTTGCTTAGGAAATGGAGCCATATCTGAAAAGGGTCTCTGCACAGGGTGGGCCCTAGCTGGCCTCTGAAAAGGATAGAAGTGGACTGTGCATGCCTTGGGCTAGGCTGAAAGGCAAAGCTGCTgttgctcctgcagcccaggccctgctctgtgGCCAATAAATGCAGCAGTTGTGTCTTTGCTTTTGCCAAGTGCAAGTCTTCATCTATTTTTTGGCAGGCAGgtgaagcagcagaaggaagggtTCTGATCTAGTCCTCTACCTGCAGTGTgactctcccttttttttttttttttgccctcaGAGCAGGCCCCAGCCCTCCAGGGTTCAAGCAGCAGTCTGGCAGGCTTGACTTAGTGCCTGATGAGTCCCATCCTGTCAGCCCTAGAAGcagggcactggcactggcaggTGCTTCCCACAGCATCCTGTGCCTTCCCATTGAACCACCCTGcatgggcactgcagggcactGCTCAGCTTTGCACTGCTCTGGTTGCTGTATTGTGAAGGCTCTGCTGCAAAGAATCTGCACTTGCTGCAGCACCATCCTGGAGAAATCCAAGCTGGAGTAGAGACCAAGTTCCCAGTGCCCCCTCTGGGGTTGAGACTCTTCTGGTGGAATCTTTGGAGAGTTTAGGGGTCAAATGTATCAAGCTGTAGTATGAGGCTGTGCTCCTGATGATAATGCAAGCTCTGCCATGGGACAGGAGGCTGGGGGAGTCACAGCTGGAGTGAGAGATTCATTCTACATGTCAGTCTTAGGCAAGGGCTAAACCACTTCCCCTGACtctggggctcctctccccaaggcagctgtgtctgtgccccaTATCAGAGCAGGGTTGGCACTCCtgtccaggcagcagcagtagTCACAGACCTGCTTGTACTCCTggcccaggagctggggctgatggGCCTTGTGCTGTTTCCATATCTTCTGTTAAAATGTATGAAATTCTTCTGACAGAGCTTGGCTACTTTTGTCCCTCGCCTctcttccctggcagcagaTGGGGGCCAGTTCATGCCATCAGTGGGGccttgggcacagctggcagccctggcctccAAGGCTTTATCTGCCCCAGAGGATTTGGCACCTTGCCTGTTAGGTTCAGACACTTCATTTGTGTATTGTGTTTCCAaaggctgggctggtgcaggggtgcagcctgggctctgaGCCTGGCATTTAGTGATTTAGTGGCAGAGCACAGGCCAGAGGAGCGCAGTAGGTGTGGGACTAACAGCTCTCTTCTctcctcaccctgcagagcAAGCACAGAGACAGCGCTCCCTATGCCGAGTATGGTGGCTGGTACAAGGCCTGTAAGGTTAGCAGGTAAGAGCTGCTTTGTGGGCAGCTGTGGACTCTGGGGGGTGACCCCAGGGCTCCTGCTCACCTCCCTGTGTTACCACAGCCCAACTGTGAACACCACTCTGAGGAACCTGGGTGCGCTGTACCGGCGCCAGGGCAAGCTGGAGGCGGCCGAGACCTTGGAGGAGTGCGCGGTTCGCTCCCGGCGACAGGTAACCCCAAgggacctgccctgctctgggggctggcagggctggggtggcaccTTGGGGCACTGCCTTTGGTGGGGTGTGGTGAGGGACTCTCCTGGGCCTCTCTGATGTTCTTGGTTTGCGTTGCTGTGACACCAGAGGGCCTCGGTGGTCGGGGATGCATTTGTGCAGAAATCCCcatgtgtgtgggtgtgtggggTGGTGCGTGTGTGCGTGGATGGAGCAGATGTCCATGTG
This window encodes:
- the KLC4 gene encoding kinesin light chain 4 isoform X3; the protein is MSTMVYPREEKLDKLSQEEIISNTKLVMQGLEALKNEHNSILHSLLETIKCLKKDEEANLVHEKSNLLRKSVEMIELGLGEAQVMMALSNHLNAVESEKQKLRAQVRRLCQENQWLRDELANTQQKLQRSEQTVAQLEEEKKHLEFMNQLKKYDEDVSPSEEKEGDSTKDSLDDLFPNEEEEHGPGLPHQHSSAVAAAQQGGYEIPARLRTLHNLVIQYASQGRYEVAVPLCKQALEDLEKTSGHDHPDVATMLNILALVYRDQNKYKEAAHLLNDALSIREKTLGKDHPAVAATLNNLAVLYGKRGKYKEAEPLCKRALEIREKVLGKDHPDVAKQLNNLALLCQNQGKYDEVEYYYCRALEIYESCLGPDDPNVAKTKNNLASCYLKQGKYKDAEVLYKEILTRAHVKEFGSVDDEHKPIWMHAEEREEMSKSKHRDSAPYAEYGGWYKACKVSSPTVNTTLRNLGALYRRQGKLEAAETLEECAVRSRRQGIDPINQTKVVEILKEGDGTERHRSLGGSVKYENATDGSEEVSMGVEWSGDGSGTLQRSSSLGKIRDVIRRSSEMLVKKLQGNGPLEPRNTSMKRAASLNYLHKSSDASFEGTQGFRAESRGLSASSMDLSSHSSLLSSN
- the KLC4 gene encoding kinesin light chain 4 isoform X1 codes for the protein MSTMVYPREEKLDKLSQEEIISNTKLVMQGLEALKNEHNSILHSLLETIKCLKKDEEANLVHEKSNLLRKSVEMIELGLGEAQVMMALSNHLNAVESEKQKLRAQVRRLCQENQWLRDELANTQQKLQRSEQTVAQLEEEKKHLEFMNQLKKYDEDVSPSEEKEGDSTKDSLDDLFPNEEEEHGPGLPHQHSSAVAAAQQGGYEIPARLRTLHNLVIQYASQGRYEVAVPLCKQALEDLEKTSGHDHPDVATMLNILALVYRDQNKYKEAAHLLNDALSIREKTLGKDHPAVAATLNNLAVLYGKRGKYKEAEPLCKRALEIREKVLGKDHPDVAKQLNNLALLCQNQGKYDEVEYYYCRALEIYESCLGPDDPNVAKTKNNLASCYLKQGKYKDAEVLYKEILTRAHVKEFGSVDDEHKPIWMHAEEREEMSKSKHRDSAPYAEYGGWYKACKVSSPTVNTTLRNLGALYRRQGKLEAAETLEECAVRSRRQGIDPINQTKVVEILKEGDGTERHRSLGGSVKYENATDGSEEDGSGTLQRSSSLGKIRDVIRRSSEMLVKKLQGNGPLEPRNTSMKRAASLNYLHKSSDASFEGTQGFRAESRGLSASSMDLSSHSSLLSSN
- the KLC4 gene encoding kinesin light chain 4 isoform X2, producing the protein MSTMVYPREEKLDKLSQEEIISNTKLVMQGLEALKNEHNSILHSLLETIKCLKKDEEANLVHEKSNLLRKSVEMIELGLGEAQVMMALSNHLNAVESEKQKLRAQVRRLCQENQWLRDELANTQQKLQRSEQTVAQLEEEKKHLEFMNQLKKYDEDVSPSEEKEGDSTKDSLDDLFPNEEEEHGPGLPHQHSSAVAAAQQGGYEIPARLRTLHNLVIQYASQGRYEVAVPLCKQALEDLEKTSGHDHPDVATMLNILALVYRDQNKYKEAAHLLNDALSIREKTLGKDHPAVAATLNNLAVLYGKRGKYKEAEPLCKRALEIREKVLGKDHPDVAKQLNNLALLCQNQGKYDEVEYYYCRALEIYESCLGPDDPNVAKTKNNLASCYLKQGKYKDAEVLYKEILTRAHVKEFGSVDDEHKPIWMHAEEREEMSKSKHRDSAPYAEYGGWYKACKVSSPTVNTTLRNLGALYRRQGKLEAAETLEECAVRSRRQGIDPINQTKVVEILKEGDGTERHRSLGGSVKYENATDGSEEA